Part of the Deinococcus sp. QL22 genome is shown below.
CTTTACGCGTCCACACTGACCGGCGCGCGGCACGCACGGTCGCTCTGCACCCCTTCAGTCACATTGACTTTGATGAGGACGGGGCCGCCGAACGCCTGCACCACTTGACCTTGCTGAGAGTGGGGAACCCCAATAGGCCCTTCACACGCGCTGATCTGGCCTCTTTGCATGAACGGCTCGGCGCGCTGGTGATTGAGTTGCCCCTGCGCCAAGCCGCGTTCCAACTGCCCGAGTGGGCAGAGCTGGTTGATCTTCACGCATGGGCCGCTGAGCATGGCGTGCCCGTGCATCTGGACGGCGCGCGCCTGTGGAGCAGTGCACCTGGCTACGGGCGCAGCCTGGCGGACATCGCTGCCCTCGCCCATTCGGTGTACGTGTCGCTGTACAAGGACATTGGAGGTTTGGGAGGCTGCGTGCTCGCCGGAGAGCAGGACTTCATCGACGAGGCGCGCCCCTGGCTGGCGCGGCATGGCAGTCTGATGTACCGGTCGTTTCCGCTGGTCGTGTCCGGCCTTGACGGCCTGGACCGGCATCTGCCACGTGTCGCCTCGTATGTGTTGAGGGCGCGCGCGCTCGCTGCTCAGCTTGCAGAGGTGCCAGGCTTACGCATCCGCCCCAGCGTCCCCCACACCAGCGGGTTTCAGGTCCTGATGGAGGGAGATCCGGATCGGTTATGGGACGCGGCGCGCGATCTGGCCGTGGATCGAGACGTGTGGCTGGTCAATGACGTCCGTCCCACGGCCGTTCCCGGCATCAGCATGGTGGAGGTGCAGGTGGGGGACGCGGCAGAGGATTTCACCGACGAGGAGGTCGCCGGGCTGTTCAAGGAGATGCTCTGCCAGGGACGTTCAGGCGCTATCGGTTCCTGGACCAGCGATCAGCTGGCATGACCGCATCTCTTGGTCTCAGGATGCCGGCCGTACGCTTGATAGACAGCAGCCGAGTCACGCTGAAGCACGCAGGCCTGACCTCAGGCAGCTTGAACAGCAACTGATCTTGGGCCTGCTGCCAGAAGTCTTTTTAGAGAACGGCACGACGCCAACGGCTGCCGAAACCATCATAGGATCAAACAGTACTTGAACC
Proteins encoded:
- a CDS encoding low specificity L-threonine aldolase, which produces MDIDQYGQGEAVQLLEQRVASLLGKPAAVFVPKGTVAQMVALRVHTDRRAARTVALHPFSHIDFDEDGAAERLHHLTLLRVGNPNRPFTRADLASLHERLGALVIELPLRQAAFQLPEWAELVDLHAWAAEHGVPVHLDGARLWSSAPGYGRSLADIAALAHSVYVSLYKDIGGLGGCVLAGEQDFIDEARPWLARHGSLMYRSFPLVVSGLDGLDRHLPRVASYVLRARALAAQLAEVPGLRIRPSVPHTSGFQVLMEGDPDRLWDAARDLAVDRDVWLVNDVRPTAVPGISMVEVQVGDAAEDFTDEEVAGLFKEMLCQGRSGAIGSWTSDQLA